TCATGCTATATGCCTCATTATTTCCTAATTTGCTTTTAGTCTGACCTTCAAAGATTGGGTTGCTTATTTTAATTCTAACTATGGCAGTCATGCCTTCTCTTAAATCGTCACCTTCAAATTCCTTATCCTTATCTTTTAAAAGATTAAGCTTTTTAGCCCCTTCTTTAAATGCCCTTGTCATTCCTGTTTTAAATCCAGTTTCATGAGTCCCTGATTCTGTAGTTGGTATATTGTTAACATAACTGGCGATGTATTCTGTAGTAGAATCCGTAAATTGTATGCATACTTCGCCATATAATTGCATCCCATTGATTTCTTTTTCACCTTGAAAAAATATAGGATCCTTATGCAGAAGAGTTTTACTTTCATTTAGATAATCGATAAAATCTAGAAGGCCCCGCTCTGAGTGATATTCTTTTATAGGATTACCTTCTTTTCGATTATCTATAAATACTAAGGTAATTCCTTTATTTTGAAAGGCCAATTCTTGCAGCCTTTCATCAATTACATCTGATTTGAATTCCAGGGTAGTGAATACATCTTTATCTGGCATAAAAGTAACCTTACTACCTGTCTTTTTTGTTTCCCCAATGATTTTAAGCTTAGTCACTGGTGTACCAGGCATAAGTCTCTTTAACTCCTTATCATAAGAATATTCAAATCTTTGAGTGAAAATTTTACCCTTTTGACTTATTTCAACTAGCAGCCACTCCGATAATGCATTTACAACTGCAGCTCCAACTCCATGAAGCCCCCCGGAAGTTTTATAATTCTTATTATTAAATTTTCCACCAGTGTGAAGCTCAGTAAATACCATTTCTACACCAGATTTATTTTTTATAGGATGTATTCCTGTAGGAATCCCCCTACCATTATCAACAATAGTAACACTTTTATCTTTATTTAATATTATTTCAGCTCTATCACCAAAGCCGTTAGCTATTTCATCTATAGAATTATCTAAAATTTCCCATATGCAATGATGCAACCCTTTGCTTCCAGTAGAACCTATATACATACCAGGTCTTATTCTTACAGGCTCTAGTTTTTCTAGAGAAGTTAAGTCGGTTACATCATAGGTTTGAATTTCTTCCTTATCAAAACTCATATACATCCTCCAGTAATATTTTATTGTACATTTGTTATTTTATATGTTTATTTGCAAAAGGTAAAGGGCTTTAAATAAAAAAACAGAACATTAGTTTCTGTTTTTTGGTATTTTTATTCTTTTATATGATTTTAAACCAATTTTCTATTTCATTTGTGGCAGTTTTTATGTCTATTACCATAACTTTTAATTTATAATCGTATTTATTGGAGGTATGCATATACATAGGATCATAATGTTTAATCATAAGCTCGCGTACAACCTCATCATATTCTGATTTTAAAACAGATTGACAGTACCTGTCAACATTTTTTTCTCCAAGATATTTTTCCAGTCTTTTTAGACATTCAATTATTTCCTCATTACAGTTTTCAAATCTTGTATATTCCTTAACAATAAGATTTGTTCTAAACTCAATGTCTGCATCTACAAATAAATGTATACCTGTTTTCATTTTTTCAAATATAAAATCAGGTATCATAGTGTTTCCTATACGCTTGCTTTCTGCTTCAATAAACACAAAAGAACTTTTAGCTCCTTGCAACATATGATATATTTTAGATTCAAATGATTTTTGACTAGTGGTTTTTCCAAGTCCTACAGTCCCTAAAAGTGATCCTCTATGATTAGCAAAACCTTCTAGGTCTAAAACATCAAAGCCATCCTCTTCTAATTGTTTAAGTATTTCAGTTTTTCCAACACCAGTATTACCATGCAAAACAATATATTGAACACTATCATTAAGTCTTGGTAAATCTTCCATTACATACTTTCTATATCCTTTATAGCCCTCATTTATTCTCTCAGTATTTATGCCTAGGGAACTAAGTAGAATGCCAAGTACACCACTTCTCATTCCTCCTCTAGCACAAAATAACACGATTTTATCATATTGTTTATTAAGCTCTTTAATTTCATCATAAATATGGAGTAATTTTTTTGATGCTACTTCTAGCCCAATTCTCTTTGCTTTTTCAACACTTTCCCTTGTATATACAGTACCAATAATTTTTCTTTCCTCATCATCAAATAAGGGTATATTAATTGCCCCATTTATAGTTGCTTCCTCAAATTCACCTGGGCTCCTTACGTCAACTAATATATAATTTCCCTCTAGTTCTCCATATTCTATGGTTTTTAACATTAACTTTTCCTCCTTGTGGCTCTGGGGTAGAAAACAATTATTAATTGCTTTGTCCCATTTTATCATTTATCAAAATAACAACCGGCAGAATAAAGCTCTCCTGCCGGTTAATATGGTAATTCGCTGTAATTTCACTCTATTATTTTATCAGTTGTAGGCAATATTGCTGCAGCTAATCTTACAAGATATTTTAGGCTTTCACTATCTATGTTGCTTTGAAAATTTAATAATCCAATAGCGTTCTTTGCCATTTTAATAGCCTTTTCTTCTTTAAAGGCATTTTCGCTATTTTTGTAGTTTGATTCTACGTACTGAACTACTGCTGATACAATTTTAATAATTCTTTTTTCATTTTCACGTGTAGCTTCACTAGCAGATAGTCCTCCAAGTATTACATAAGCAAGCCCAAAATAGTCTTCCTGAATATTTATATCCTTATCCTTTAACAAGTAAACTAAGTAGCCAAGGCCTAATACTAAAAGCAGTATTAAAACATATTGAATAACTATCTCTATCATCAATATACCCCCCCTCATTTGAATTTATACTACTTTATATGCCATTCAAATGTGAAAGGGTACATTTTTTAATTAAATATAAAAATAATTATGTTTTATTTCTTAATTTTTATTATATCTCTATATTTTTATTATATCTACGATGGTCTCTATATGTGGAGTATGTGGGAACATATCCATAAGTACTACCTTTTGAACCTTATATCCGTTATCCATCATTTCCTTCAAATCAACTACTAGACTTTTAGGGTTACAAGACACATAAACTATGTGTGGCGCACCAAATTTTATAACATAATCTAAGGCTACAGGGTGAACTCCAGCTCTTGGTGGATCTAGAATAATGCAATCAGGTTTATCTTTAACTTCTTTAATAACCTTTGCTATATCCCCAGCTATAAACTCACAATTGTTAAGTCCATTAATTTTTGCATTTTCATTTGCAGCATCCACAGCTTCTTCTATTAATTCAATTCCCAAAACTTTTTTAGCTCTAGCTGCAACAATTTGTCCTATAGTTCCCGTTCCGCAATATAAATCAAAAACTACTTTTGATTCTGCTGAGCCTAAAAAATCCCTAACTAAGCTATAAAGTTTTTCCGCACCTTTTGTATTAGTTTGAAAAAAAGAAAAAGCATTTATCTTGAACTTAAGATCTAATATTTCTTCCATAATATAATCTTTTCCGTATAATATGTCAACTTTATCAGGGTGAACTGTATCTGCCAGGCCATCATTAAGCGTATGTATTATTCCTGTGATATTTCCATCACATTTTAATTCTTTTAGCATATTAGTTATTTCACTAAAATCAAAATCTATCTGAGTTGTAGTTACAATATTAACTAATACTTCACCAGTATTTTTAGCCTTTCGAATAACTAAATTTCTTAGATATCCAACACGCTCCATTATTTTATATTGTGGTATTTTTAATTCTTTAAAATAGTTTAATACTATTTTTAAAATCTCTCTAAAATCACCATCTACAATTCTACAATCATCCACAGTAACTATGCTGAAGCTTCTTCCTTTGAGATGCATACCAAGAGTTAATTCACCATTCTTTTGAAAGTCACCAAAGGTAAATTCCATCTTATTTCTATATTCAAATTGCTCCGGACTCTTTTCTATGCCTAAAAATTCAAAATCTTTAATTTCTGCAGCCTCAAACAACCTTAATACCTGTTGCTTTTTAAATTCTAATTGTTTTTCATAAGAAAGAAATTGATGGCTACAGCCTCCGCATAAGTCCGTAATATTGCATTGTGGCTGAATTTTATAGTCTACATCCTCAAGGACGCGTACAAGTTTTGCTTCCACACCATCCTGCTTCTTCTTTAACACCCTACCAATTACCTTTTGGCCTGGTAGTGTATTTTTAATAGAAACTTTTTCACCTTCGTAAAATGCTATGCCCTGCGCTGGAAATTCCATATCTTCTATATCAAATTCATATTCTTTTCTTTTTTGCATAGTTTTTTCCATGTCTCCTATCCCTTTGTAATAATTAGTCCGGATATTTTCTTACCAAGAGTACTAGATTTTTTACCACTTTCCATTATGCTCATATATAGTACCATAACCACCATAAAAATTATAAATGTCATTTGGAACTTTTGAGTTATAAAATATCCTGCTAATCTTAACAATGCATCTGCCACAAATACTGCTACTGTTGATATTCCTCCAATAACTACTAAATCTATAAGATTGGCTTTAAAAGTATCTATAAAGTTAGGTTTTATAGATTTGTAATCATTTGAATTTTGATTATCAATATCTATTAATTCTTCCTTTTGTCCTACAGATTTATTATTTATATCATCTGATTCCTCAATAACACTTTTGTTTAAGTCCTTTTGTTCTAACATTGTAAATCCTCCTCATATTCTACTATTATTTTTCATAACCTTATTTTATTAATCTGAAACGGGAGAAATACATATATTTTTTACTCCCATCTATATATAATACGTATTTATGTAGTATAAATCAAGAGGCTATTATGTCTCCACTGAAAATTTACAGGATACTTTTGTGCGGCACCCTAACTTTAGTTGAATTCATATATTTCTTTAATTTATATTAATAATCATTTATAATGATAGGGAAACCGTATATTTGCTTTTGATTTTAACAAAAATTAGGTAGGTGTTCTATGATTACTAAAATTATTCTTCTATGTATGGCTGGCTTTTTAGCATCTTTTGTAGATTCCATAGCTGGAGGTGGCGGCCTCATAAGTGTACCAGCCTTTATGCTTGCTGGACTCCCTCCTCATATGGTACTTGGTACAAACAAGTTTAGTGCCACTGCTGGTTCTTTTACTAGCTCTCTTGGATTTATAAAATCAGGTAAGGCAAATTTCAAACTTTTAAAATACCTTATTCCCTTTACTTTCATAGGTTCAATGCTAGGTGTTAAAGCAGTACTAAATATAGACCAAAAATTTCTAAATACACTAGTATTAATTCTTATCATGTTTATTGGAATTTATACTCTTTTTTCTAAATCTTTGGGACTCCAAGATAAATTTAAGGGACTTAGTAAAAAAAATGTGCTAGGTGGTGTTATCCTTGCTCTGTCTCTAGGTTTTTATGATGGTTTTTTCGGTCCTGGCACTGGTTCTTTTTTGGTCTTTGGATTTATAAATATCTTTGGGTTCAACTTTGTAACCTCCTCTGCTAACGCTCGAATTTTAAACTTTGTCAGCAATGTTACAGCCCTAATTTTATTTGCCCTTAGTGGTAAAATAAATTATATGTTTGGACTGCCCGTAGCAGTATTTATGATTTTAGGAGCTAAAATGGGAACAAGCGTTGCATTAAATAAGGGTTCAAAACTTATAAAACCTATATTTGTAACCATGTCCCTGGCTGTTGCCTTGAAAATGCTCATAAATATACTCCAATAATTACATAATAAATTCAAAAATAAAAAGTAGATGGCTAAACCCAACTACTTTTTTTATTATCATCTGATGCTATGTTATACTATTTTTTTAAGTTGCGAAGCCTTATATTCTTTTAAAAGTTTATTTTTAGCTACATCAATTATTATTACCTTAACGGTTTCATCGCAAATTTTAAATACCTTACCTTTTTCTTTTGTACCTATAATATTAACTGAGGTTCCTTGCATAAGTTTACTAACTTCACTATGGCCACAAAAATCACACTGCGTTTCACTATGAATCACCCTTTTACACTTCTTACAATAAAACAAGTTTGCCATTGAATACCCCCCATCTCTTATTAGAATTAAAATTATATATTCTAATATATTCAGCTTTTAACTTATTTTTCCTTTTAGATTAATAAATTTTTAATTTTTCTTAACTTCGCTAGGAAAGATAGGTTTCTTTATGTTAGAAACCACCATTTCAAATAATTTATCAATGTAATTGAATGCTATAAATTCACCATCCCCTATCATTTGTTTAATTTGCTTCTCACTAGCCCATTTTGCGTCTGCAACTTCCTCGTATTGAAGTTTTATATCCTTCATATCAACATTTTGCCTAACAAGCCAAATATCCTCAAAGCCACTAGAAAATTTAATGGTGAACAAAATCTCACCACTACTCATATCTAAATCAATTCCTAGTTCTTCCTTTGTTTCACGTATAGCTGCGACTTTACTACTATCCCCAACTACTGCAGACCCCGCAGCAGAACCATCCCACATATTAGGCCAGCCCTCTTTCCATGGCTGCCTCTTTTGGATTAAAAATTCTCCTCTGTCATTAACAATCCAAACATGAACCACCAAATGATAATCGCCTTCCTTCACAGGAACACCTCTTTCATGGGTGCGTCCAGTTTTTTCTCTATTCTTATCATAAATATCCCATAATTCCATAAAATTTTCCTCCTAAGAAAAAAGCAGATGATTTAATTCATCCACTTCAGATTATTATACTTTTCCTTGGTTATAATATTCAGCCACAATTTTAAACCCTTGCTTTTCTAATTCGCGCAATACAAATTTTTGAATAATATCAGAATGAATACTATCCTTTTGATAATTTTTCAAACCTTTTTCAATGCTCTTTGCTAAATTCTCGATATCTGATTCATTAAGAGGTTGATTCGCATCGTCTGAAGCTCTGTCTATGCTAGTTCTTATTCTGCTTAAATCAAATTCTTGAAGTCTTCCATCCCTTTTGATAACTTTCATAATTATCATCTCCTATGCATAAATATCACCCAATTATAATTTCTGTTATTACTACTAATAATATAAGACATTATCGCAATATTCAACCTTTTTTCAATTTTTGTAGGGACGATTCTCAATATCATTTTGAGAACCGTCCCTAAAGCCACTATCAAGAACATTAAAGGAATATAAAATTTCTCTTGCGCGCCTTGCAAAAGAACTCTAAACTGGAAATTCGATTAAGAAATTTCATATTCCTAATTCAGTTTTCCTACGTCTGTTCTATGATACATCCCCCATAAACTGAATTATCCGAGAGTAAATTTCAAAAGTAATTATTTACTATGTACAGCCATGCAAAAATGAATTTTATGGTAGGACTGTGTGAACAAACTAAAGTTACCAGAAATATTTAACATAAATCTACAGAAAAATTCCTGTAGGAATACTGATATTCCCTATGAAGTGATAGCAGTAATTCAACCCATATTCAAAAAAATGTTAAAAACAAATACAAGGATTTTTAAATCTATTGTGCGGAGCCACGAGGAATACCCAGAGGTTCTGCTGACACTTCTAAGACAGTGCGTCGAATTAGTACATTAAAATTTTTTTAATAGAATGCACTTATGATGTAATATAAAATAATAGTCATTTTAAATTTAGGTATTTTTTCTTAGATTATGCTAACAAAAGTATATATTGCGTAGAATGCGTTTGAACGTGCCTTAGTAATTTTAAAATAAATTTTAGAATCACTTGGCAAAGTGAACGCATTTTAGCAATATATACTTTTAGTTATAGCATAATATAAGAAAAAACTCTTAATCAAACTTTATATTTTTTAATTATAATCAGGAAGGTAAAAGCATGTAGGAGTGTGATAGATAGTATATAGTTAGTTTACAGACTCTTAGTTTATGTAGTGAAAATTTTTCGTAAGCAGCCCAGGACGGGCTGCTAGCACTTCTGAGACAGGACGTCGAATAAGTGCGGTAGAAAAATTTTCACGGAATAAACTTAGAGTCTGTTAACGAACGTTCTACTATCAGAACATCCTACATGCCGAACCTTCATTTTATACTTAAAATTATTTTCCTATATCTGTTCTGTAGTACATTCCCTCAAACTTAATTTTTTTCATATCAGTATAAGCTATTTCCTTGGCAATATCTAATGTTTCACCAATACCTGTTATTCCTAAAACTCTTCCACCAGAAGTCTTAAGAACACCATCTTCTTCTTTAGCCCCAGCTATGAATAACTTACCTTCTAGTTTATCCTGCTCACTTATCTCAAATCCAGTATTGTAGCTGACTGGATAACCTTTTGATGCAGCAATCACGCAGCAAGAATATCCACTTTTCCATTGTAAATCAAAGCTCTCAAGGTTCCCCTCAATAGCACTAATCACAAGCTCCACAAAATCACTTTTCATAAGTGGGAGCACAGCTTGAGTCTCAGGGTCTCCGAATCTCACATTATATTCAAGGGAATATACACCTTTACTTGTTATCATTATACCAAAAAATATTATTCCCCTATAATCCATTGCTTCTTCTTGAATTCCCACAAG
This DNA window, taken from Clostridium estertheticum, encodes the following:
- a CDS encoding type IIA DNA topoisomerase subunit B, with the protein product MSFDKEEIQTYDVTDLTSLEKLEPVRIRPGMYIGSTGSKGLHHCIWEILDNSIDEIANGFGDRAEIILNKDKSVTIVDNGRGIPTGIHPIKNKSGVEMVFTELHTGGKFNNKNYKTSGGLHGVGAAVVNALSEWLLVEISQKGKIFTQRFEYSYDKELKRLMPGTPVTKLKIIGETKKTGSKVTFMPDKDVFTTLEFKSDVIDERLQELAFQNKGITLVFIDNRKEGNPIKEYHSERGLLDFIDYLNESKTLLHKDPIFFQGEKEINGMQLYGEVCIQFTDSTTEYIASYVNNIPTTESGTHETGFKTGMTRAFKEGAKKLNLLKDKDKEFEGDDLREGMTAIVRIKISNPIFEGQTKSKLGNNEAYSMMNELCFAKILEWIEDNKEMATNLISNAISAASRRDKIKKINEAERKKIGKGAAPLAGKIAVCTLKDSDFTEFIVVEGDSAGGSAKQARDRRFQAIMPSKGKIMNTEKQKLENVLASEELKIFNTAIGTGVLDNYNEKDLKYGKIIILSDADVDGYHIRTLWMTFIYRYMRPLIANGHLYMGMPPLYKVYKMSKNGEVAKYAYSDEELVQTKKEIGKGALIQRYKGLGEMNPDQLWDTTLNPTTRTLQQVTIEDAAKAEKMVSLLMGDVVAPRKNYMYKYAEF
- the mnmH gene encoding tRNA 2-selenouridine(34) synthase MnmH — translated: MLKTIEYGELEGNYILVDVRSPGEFEEATINGAINIPLFDDEERKIIGTVYTRESVEKAKRIGLEVASKKLLHIYDEIKELNKQYDKIVLFCARGGMRSGVLGILLSSLGINTERINEGYKGYRKYVMEDLPRLNDSVQYIVLHGNTGVGKTEILKQLEEDGFDVLDLEGFANHRGSLLGTVGLGKTTSQKSFESKIYHMLQGAKSSFVFIEAESKRIGNTMIPDFIFEKMKTGIHLFVDADIEFRTNLIVKEYTRFENCNEEIIECLKRLEKYLGEKNVDRYCQSVLKSEYDEVVRELMIKHYDPMYMHTSNKYDYKLKVMVIDIKTATNEIENWFKII
- the rlmD gene encoding 23S rRNA (uracil(1939)-C(5))-methyltransferase RlmD, coding for MQKRKEYEFDIEDMEFPAQGIAFYEGEKVSIKNTLPGQKVIGRVLKKKQDGVEAKLVRVLEDVDYKIQPQCNITDLCGGCSHQFLSYEKQLEFKKQQVLRLFEAAEIKDFEFLGIEKSPEQFEYRNKMEFTFGDFQKNGELTLGMHLKGRSFSIVTVDDCRIVDGDFREILKIVLNYFKELKIPQYKIMERVGYLRNLVIRKAKNTGEVLVNIVTTTQIDFDFSEITNMLKELKCDGNITGIIHTLNDGLADTVHPDKVDILYGKDYIMEEILDLKFKINAFSFFQTNTKGAEKLYSLVRDFLGSAESKVVFDLYCGTGTIGQIVAARAKKVLGIELIEEAVDAANENAKINGLNNCEFIAGDIAKVIKEVKDKPDCIILDPPRAGVHPVALDYVIKFGAPHIVYVSCNPKSLVVDLKEMMDNGYKVQKVVLMDMFPHTPHIETIVDIIKI
- a CDS encoding RDD family protein, with product MLEQKDLNKSVIEESDDINNKSVGQKEELIDIDNQNSNDYKSIKPNFIDTFKANLIDLVVIGGISTVAVFVADALLRLAGYFITQKFQMTFIIFMVVMVLYMSIMESGKKSSTLGKKISGLIITKG
- a CDS encoding TSUP family transporter, encoding MITKIILLCMAGFLASFVDSIAGGGGLISVPAFMLAGLPPHMVLGTNKFSATAGSFTSSLGFIKSGKANFKLLKYLIPFTFIGSMLGVKAVLNIDQKFLNTLVLILIMFIGIYTLFSKSLGLQDKFKGLSKKNVLGGVILALSLGFYDGFFGPGTGSFLVFGFINIFGFNFVTSSANARILNFVSNVTALILFALSGKINYMFGLPVAVFMILGAKMGTSVALNKGSKLIKPIFVTMSLAVALKMLINILQ
- a CDS encoding NUDIX hydrolase, producing the protein MELWDIYDKNREKTGRTHERGVPVKEGDYHLVVHVWIVNDRGEFLIQKRQPWKEGWPNMWDGSAAGSAVVGDSSKVAAIRETKEELGIDLDMSSGEILFTIKFSSGFEDIWLVRQNVDMKDIKLQYEEVADAKWASEKQIKQMIGDGEFIAFNYIDKLFEMVVSNIKKPIFPSEVKKN
- a CDS encoding ATP cone domain-containing protein, yielding MKVIKRDGRLQEFDLSRIRTSIDRASDDANQPLNESDIENLAKSIEKGLKNYQKDSIHSDIIQKFVLRELEKQGFKIVAEYYNQGKV